One window of Phycisphaeraceae bacterium genomic DNA carries:
- a CDS encoding IS5 family transposase yields the protein MKGKPERQAAVYHTFNVEDLIEPGHPLRAIKRMVDRALADMSRTFKAAYSDRGRPSIPPETLLKALLLQCLYTIRSERELCRRLKTDLLFRWFLDLQPSDDVFDHSVFTHNRERLAEHGITQKFFDHVVKQAIDAGLTSDEHFTVDGSLIQSHASLKSLKKIEREAAGGDDGGAPPPSAGGTQGRNPSVDFKGERRTNATHQSTTDPEAKLYRKGDGVGAFLCHSGHALTENRHGLVMSVRIDEASGTAERENTLKMLDHLERRHGVRPATLGADKGYDAGPFLLELERRWIEPHVAIKAGKIDPTSERADDGTWARWFARSEQRSAAFKKSQRRRKLVEEFFGWAKTVAGMRRARHVGREKISQCFDLAAAAYNLVRMKNLLAS from the coding sequence ATGAAGGGCAAACCCGAGCGTCAGGCGGCAGTCTATCACACGTTCAACGTCGAGGACCTGATCGAGCCCGGCCATCCGCTGCGTGCGATCAAGCGGATGGTCGATCGCGCACTGGCGGACATGTCCCGGACGTTCAAGGCCGCGTACAGCGATCGTGGCCGCCCGAGCATCCCGCCCGAGACGCTGCTCAAGGCCCTGCTCTTGCAGTGCCTGTACACGATCCGGTCCGAACGCGAGCTGTGCCGGCGGCTGAAGACCGACCTGCTGTTCCGCTGGTTCCTGGACCTCCAGCCCTCGGACGACGTGTTCGACCACTCGGTCTTCACGCACAACCGAGAGCGGCTCGCTGAGCATGGGATCACACAGAAGTTCTTCGACCACGTGGTGAAGCAGGCGATTGATGCCGGGCTGACCAGCGACGAGCACTTCACCGTGGACGGCTCCCTGATCCAGAGCCATGCGTCGCTCAAGAGTCTCAAGAAGATCGAGCGGGAAGCCGCCGGAGGGGATGATGGGGGCGCTCCTCCGCCATCGGCCGGGGGCACGCAGGGACGCAACCCGTCTGTGGACTTCAAGGGGGAGCGTCGCACCAACGCCACCCACCAGAGCACGACCGACCCCGAGGCGAAGCTGTACAGGAAGGGCGACGGCGTGGGCGCGTTCCTCTGCCACTCGGGGCATGCGCTCACCGAGAACCGGCACGGGCTGGTGATGAGCGTGCGGATCGACGAGGCCAGCGGCACGGCCGAGCGGGAGAACACGCTGAAGATGCTCGATCATCTGGAGCGGCGGCACGGCGTGCGTCCGGCGACACTGGGCGCCGACAAGGGGTACGACGCGGGGCCGTTCCTCTTGGAACTGGAGCGGCGTTGGATCGAGCCGCACGTGGCCATCAAGGCCGGGAAGATCGATCCGACCAGCGAGCGGGCCGACGACGGGACCTGGGCCCGATGGTTCGCACGCAGCGAGCAACGCAGTGCGGCGTTCAAAAAGAGCCAACGCCGACGAAAGCTGGTGGAGGAGTTCTTCGGATGGGCCAAGACGGTGGCGGGGATGCGAAGGGCCAGGCACGTGGGACGCGAGAAGATCAGCCAGTGCTTCGATCTGGCGGCCGCGGCGTACAACCTCGTGCGGATGAAGAACCTGCTGGCCTCGTGA
- a CDS encoding DUF2950 domain-containing protein, producing the protein MKSLAKVATAVLLSIASLASVGCQSQRRFDSPEAAVAALTRATETRDKSELRRIFGPRTAELRSEDENQDKLDFASFQRALAEGREIETVSEDQAILLMGEVRWPFAVPLVRRSDSKWLFDTDAGIEELENRRIGRNELRTIAACRTLVDAQRVYRSVDRNGDGISEYAQRLMSTPGAKDGLYWPSYGGVDPSPIGPVFAQAAVRTDDAGNRVPFNGYRFRLLNRQGQHAQGGTMEYVVDGRMLNGWAVVAWPDVWDGTGVMTFIVSHAGVVYEADLGPETESAAADINAFDPDPTLWKAVTP; encoded by the coding sequence ATGAAGTCCCTCGCCAAAGTTGCAACCGCCGTTCTGTTGTCTATCGCGAGTCTCGCATCGGTCGGCTGCCAGTCGCAGCGCCGCTTCGATTCGCCCGAAGCCGCGGTCGCAGCGCTCACTCGAGCCACAGAAACCAGAGACAAGTCGGAGCTTCGCAGGATCTTCGGCCCTCGCACGGCGGAACTGCGGTCCGAGGACGAGAACCAGGACAAACTCGACTTCGCCTCATTCCAGCGAGCCCTCGCCGAGGGCCGCGAGATCGAGACCGTATCGGAAGATCAGGCGATACTGCTCATGGGCGAGGTGCGTTGGCCTTTCGCCGTGCCGCTCGTGCGTCGCTCTGACTCGAAATGGCTCTTCGATACCGATGCGGGCATCGAGGAGTTGGAGAATCGTCGCATTGGGCGCAACGAGTTGCGGACGATCGCAGCGTGCCGCACACTTGTGGATGCGCAGCGTGTCTATCGCTCGGTCGATCGCAACGGCGATGGGATTTCTGAGTACGCCCAGCGACTGATGAGCACACCGGGAGCGAAGGACGGTCTCTACTGGCCTTCATACGGTGGAGTCGATCCCTCGCCGATCGGTCCGGTGTTTGCTCAAGCAGCGGTGCGGACCGATGATGCGGGCAACCGTGTGCCCTTCAATGGTTATCGCTTCCGCCTGCTCAATCGCCAAGGGCAGCACGCGCAAGGTGGAACAATGGAGTACGTCGTCGATGGCCGGATGCTGAACGGTTGGGCAGTGGTGGCTTGGCCGGATGTGTGGGACGGCACCGGCGTGATGACCTTCATCGTCAGTCACGCGGGAGTTGTGTACGAAGCCGATCTCGGCCCAGAGACAGAGTCCGCGGCGGCAGACATCAATGCGTTCGATCCAGACCCCACGCTGTGGAAAGCCGTTACGCCGTGA
- a CDS encoding multidrug efflux RND transporter permease subunit produces the protein MLAEFPVRRPIVSIVISILIVIMGVVAYPTLPIAQYPDITPPVVQVTTTYPGASAQVVADTVASPIEQQVNGVPGMIYMESTSASDGSYTLKVTFELGTNIDIASVLVQNRVNIAMPKLPDEVKRQGVTTDRVSSNVITVFSLAPNDEEASKRYDDLFIANYLTINVYDEIRRIPGVGDAKVFPAKDYGIRLWLDPELLKARGLTTMDVINALKEQNVQVAAGAIGQPPVPSGQAFQYTVSTLGRLNSVEQFEQVIVRAEGNRIIRVKDVARVELGGKSYDLLARYKGLPAGCMVIYQAPGGNAVQVARDVEKLLETKSEALPDGLAFQTVYDTSEFVLSAIEGVFHTFYEALALVLAVVVIFLGSLRLSAIPMLAIPVSIIGSFFFAKLFGFSVNMPVLFGLVVAIGIVVDDAIVVVENVEAVMKKTHKSPKEATIIAMKEVLAPVISITVVLMAVFIPTAFLPGISGQLFRQFALTIAASTFLSGVCAVTLTPALCGVILKAHKEGHKPFILVRWFNACFDALANGYARLIKFLVHPAIVVFTLAGFAACFVAIVWTFTKVPTGFVPLEDRGMVLIDVWMPDASSQERTLAAVKKVEKILSETEGVRNFTALPGFSMINNNGSNYAMFFIGLEDWSERLPKGRDLATIMQDLRQKTAQIPDGLCIVFSLPAVDGVGSASGFDLRLQDRSGIGRAAVGEVVQGMIADGNAQSKLTGVNSAYRAAVPQLFADVDREKVKKLGIPLQDVFSTMSGYLASAYVNDFNLFGRTWQVNVSADSRFRATPEDIMSLDVRKPDGSMVPLGSLLNVRESMGADRVIRYNIFPSAVLQGQPAPGISSGEALKVVESMADAKLPPGMTYEWTALSYQEKLVGNQAIVVFTMALVVVYLILAALYESWFIPLSVILSIPLAVLGAMAGLMLRGMDNNIYTQVGLVLLVGLGAKNAILIVEFAKAYRESGKPIVESAVEASRQRLRPILMTALAFILGVLPLMIATGAGAASRQAIGTAVFFGMIGNTFLGLIFTPVLYVVIQVLTEKVFGPPKPKSPIAPPTDGEPSHSALPAH, from the coding sequence ATGCTTGCGGAGTTTCCGGTCAGGCGACCGATTGTTTCGATTGTGATCTCGATCCTGATCGTGATCATGGGCGTGGTCGCGTATCCGACGCTGCCTATCGCGCAGTACCCGGATATCACGCCGCCCGTGGTGCAGGTGACGACGACGTATCCCGGCGCGAGCGCTCAGGTGGTGGCGGACACGGTTGCGTCGCCGATCGAGCAGCAGGTCAACGGCGTGCCGGGCATGATCTACATGGAGAGCACGTCGGCGAGCGACGGCTCGTACACGCTGAAGGTTACGTTCGAGCTGGGGACGAACATCGACATCGCTTCGGTGCTGGTGCAGAATCGCGTGAACATCGCGATGCCGAAGCTGCCGGACGAGGTGAAACGTCAGGGCGTGACGACGGATCGCGTTTCTTCGAACGTGATCACGGTCTTTTCGCTCGCCCCGAATGACGAGGAGGCGAGCAAGAGGTACGACGATCTCTTCATCGCGAACTATCTCACGATCAACGTGTACGACGAGATCCGGCGTATCCCGGGTGTGGGCGATGCGAAGGTTTTCCCCGCCAAGGACTACGGCATCCGGCTGTGGCTCGATCCGGAGCTGCTCAAGGCGCGCGGGCTGACGACGATGGACGTCATCAACGCGCTCAAGGAGCAGAATGTCCAGGTCGCGGCGGGTGCGATCGGTCAGCCCCCTGTGCCGAGCGGGCAGGCGTTCCAGTACACGGTCTCGACGCTCGGGCGTCTGAATAGCGTGGAGCAGTTTGAGCAGGTGATCGTTCGTGCGGAGGGCAACCGGATCATCCGCGTGAAGGATGTTGCGAGGGTCGAGCTGGGAGGCAAGTCGTACGATCTGCTCGCGCGGTACAAGGGGCTTCCGGCCGGATGCATGGTGATCTACCAGGCACCGGGCGGCAACGCGGTGCAGGTCGCGCGCGACGTCGAGAAGCTGCTGGAAACCAAGTCCGAAGCTCTGCCCGATGGACTCGCATTTCAGACGGTCTACGACACGTCGGAGTTCGTGTTGAGCGCGATCGAGGGTGTCTTCCACACGTTCTACGAGGCGCTCGCGCTCGTGCTCGCGGTGGTGGTGATCTTCCTCGGGAGTCTGCGGCTCTCGGCCATTCCGATGCTGGCGATCCCGGTGTCGATCATCGGGTCGTTCTTCTTCGCCAAGCTTTTCGGATTCTCCGTGAACATGCCGGTGCTGTTCGGGCTGGTCGTTGCCATCGGCATCGTCGTTGACGACGCGATCGTCGTGGTCGAGAACGTCGAAGCGGTGATGAAGAAGACGCACAAGTCTCCGAAAGAAGCAACCATCATCGCGATGAAAGAGGTGCTCGCGCCCGTCATCAGCATCACGGTTGTGCTCATGGCCGTCTTCATTCCGACGGCCTTCCTCCCGGGCATCAGCGGCCAATTGTTCAGGCAGTTTGCGCTCACCATCGCGGCGAGCACGTTCCTCTCCGGCGTGTGCGCCGTCACGCTCACGCCTGCTCTCTGCGGCGTGATCCTCAAGGCGCACAAGGAAGGGCACAAGCCGTTCATTCTGGTTCGGTGGTTCAATGCGTGCTTCGACGCGCTCGCCAATGGGTATGCGCGTCTGATCAAGTTCCTTGTGCATCCGGCGATCGTCGTATTCACTCTCGCCGGTTTCGCGGCGTGCTTTGTCGCGATTGTCTGGACGTTCACTAAGGTGCCGACGGGTTTCGTGCCGCTCGAAGACCGGGGCATGGTCTTGATCGATGTGTGGATGCCGGATGCATCGTCGCAGGAGCGAACACTCGCAGCGGTGAAGAAAGTCGAGAAGATTCTGTCCGAGACCGAGGGCGTGCGGAACTTTACGGCGTTGCCCGGCTTCTCGATGATCAACAACAACGGCTCGAACTACGCGATGTTCTTCATCGGCCTGGAGGACTGGTCAGAACGTCTGCCAAAGGGGCGAGATCTCGCCACCATCATGCAGGACCTGCGTCAGAAAACCGCGCAGATCCCGGATGGGCTCTGCATCGTGTTCTCTCTGCCCGCAGTGGACGGCGTCGGCAGCGCGTCCGGCTTTGATCTGCGGCTGCAGGACCGCTCGGGCATCGGTCGTGCGGCGGTCGGTGAGGTGGTGCAGGGGATGATCGCGGACGGCAACGCGCAGTCGAAACTGACCGGAGTGAACAGCGCGTATCGTGCCGCGGTGCCGCAGTTGTTCGCGGATGTCGATCGCGAGAAGGTCAAGAAGCTGGGGATTCCGCTCCAGGATGTCTTCTCGACGATGTCGGGGTATCTCGCCTCGGCGTATGTGAACGACTTCAATCTGTTCGGTCGCACATGGCAGGTCAACGTTTCTGCTGACAGCCGCTTCCGCGCAACACCCGAGGACATCATGTCGCTCGACGTGCGCAAGCCGGACGGCAGCATGGTTCCTCTGGGTTCGCTGCTGAACGTTCGTGAGAGCATGGGTGCGGATCGCGTGATCCGCTACAACATCTTCCCGTCTGCGGTGCTTCAGGGCCAGCCCGCCCCGGGCATCTCGTCCGGCGAGGCGTTGAAGGTCGTCGAGAGCATGGCGGATGCGAAGCTGCCGCCGGGCATGACGTATGAGTGGACCGCGCTCTCGTATCAGGAGAAGCTGGTCGGCAACCAGGCGATCGTCGTGTTCACGATGGCGCTCGTTGTTGTGTACCTGATTCTGGCGGCGCTGTACGAGTCGTGGTTCATCCCGCTTTCGGTCATTCTTTCGATTCCGCTGGCGGTGCTGGGCGCGATGGCTGGGCTCATGCTGCGCGGCATGGACAACAACATCTACACACAGGTCGGGCTCGTGCTGCTGGTCGGGCTGGGAGCGAAGAACGCGATTCTGATCGTTGAGTTTGCGAAGGCGTATCGAGAGTCGGGCAAGCCGATCGTCGAATCTGCCGTAGAGGCGTCGCGTCAGCGGCTGCGTCCGATCTTGATGACCGCGCTCGCGTTCATCCTTGGTGTGCTGCCGCTGATGATCGCGACAGGTGCCGGTGCTGCGAGCCGCCAGGCGATCGGCACTGCGGTCTTCTTCGGGATGATCGGCAACACGTTCCTCGGCCTGATCTTCACGCCGGTGCTGTATGTCGTCATTCAGGTCCTCACGGAGAAGGTCTTCGGCCCCCCGAAGCCGAAATCCCCGATTGCACCACCGACCGATGGCGAGCCGTCGCATTCGGCCTTGCCCGCTCACTGA
- a CDS encoding winged helix-turn-helix domain-containing protein — translation MEALKDKPRGGSVGKITGEKLETLRARIDAGPTAKDKVCTLRGRDIQSIAREELGVEISLNGVYRTLQRMGYSCLAPRPRHEKQDLAAQQKFKDEVAPLFSAP, via the coding sequence ATCGAGGCCCTCAAGGACAAGCCGCGTGGCGGCAGCGTCGGCAAGATCACCGGTGAGAAGCTCGAAACGCTCAGGGCCCGCATCGACGCCGGACCCACGGCCAAGGACAAGGTCTGCACGCTCCGCGGCAGGGACATCCAGAGCATCGCCAGAGAGGAACTGGGCGTCGAGATCTCGCTCAACGGCGTCTATCGCACGCTCCAGCGCATGGGCTACTCGTGCCTGGCCCCGCGTCCACGCCACGAGAAGCAGGATCTGGCGGCTCAGCAGAAGTTCAAGGACGAGGTCGCCCCCCTTTTCTCCGCACCGTGA
- a CDS encoding IS630 family transposase: MRVRVYFMDEARFGQQGTTTRMWAKRGSRPTAVKQTRYEWVYLYAAVEPATGHSVALQAPHVNTDTMNVFLKMLSEELAADEHAILIMDQAGWHKSRRLKLPENITTLLLPPYSPELNPVERLWAYLRSHYLSNRVFDDYQHLLDAGAEAWQELTQELLRSICSCTYLTHEEDG, encoded by the coding sequence ATGCGTGTGCGGGTCTACTTCATGGACGAGGCGCGGTTCGGCCAGCAGGGGACAACCACGCGGATGTGGGCCAAGAGGGGCTCACGCCCGACGGCTGTGAAGCAGACGCGGTACGAGTGGGTGTATCTCTACGCGGCGGTGGAACCGGCGACGGGTCACAGCGTGGCGTTGCAGGCCCCGCACGTGAACACGGACACGATGAACGTGTTCCTGAAGATGCTGTCCGAGGAACTGGCCGCCGATGAGCACGCCATCCTGATCATGGATCAGGCGGGGTGGCACAAGTCGCGGCGGTTGAAGCTGCCGGAGAACATCACGACGCTGCTGCTGCCGCCGTACAGCCCGGAACTGAACCCGGTGGAGCGGCTGTGGGCGTACCTGCGGAGCCACTACCTGAGCAACCGCGTGTTCGACGACTACCAGCACCTGCTCGACGCAGGCGCAGAGGCGTGGCAGGAACTCACGCAAGAACTGCTCCGCTCCATCTGCTCATGCACCTACCTCACGCACGAGGAAGATGGGTGA
- a CDS encoding DUF3300 domain-containing protein codes for MKRSFAISILVSLWLGAGVVVQPCVHAQEASSQAQPSALPAIPGGSLSAADLENLVGPIALYPDQLLANVLAASVYPDEVMEAAKFMRSAGAKDKIDSRDWEAPVKAVARVPDVLKMMAEYQDWTIALGQAYLTQAQDVMATVQTLRKKARANGSLVSNSEQMVVVQQEIIYIQSADPEVVYVPSYEPTVVYVDDPYDNVVAAGLIGFGTGIIVGAIWADLDCDWHHGCVGWGDVDVDIDRNFNGDINIGNDVNIGSGNRVDHRNRVGQAGGAWSPNRDKTTAINKPDQRQNFRGANADGGSPRAAAPHASSAARPPARPTPRATPSSSGRTQTPSSSRVAGAARTPAAPSSDRAQSAFRGGSDTRASSSRGSSSRQSASRGSYGGSRSGGVSRGGGGRGGGRR; via the coding sequence GTGAAACGATCCTTCGCGATTTCGATACTTGTCTCGCTCTGGCTGGGAGCGGGCGTGGTCGTGCAACCATGTGTACACGCACAGGAGGCGAGTTCGCAAGCACAGCCGTCGGCGCTGCCGGCGATTCCTGGCGGATCGCTCAGTGCTGCGGACCTTGAGAATCTTGTCGGGCCGATCGCGCTTTACCCAGACCAGCTGCTTGCCAATGTGCTCGCGGCGTCGGTGTATCCGGATGAGGTCATGGAAGCCGCGAAGTTCATGCGGAGTGCCGGCGCGAAGGACAAGATCGACTCGCGTGATTGGGAAGCACCAGTGAAGGCGGTGGCCCGTGTGCCCGACGTGCTGAAGATGATGGCCGAGTACCAGGACTGGACCATCGCGCTCGGACAGGCGTATCTCACGCAGGCGCAGGACGTGATGGCAACAGTCCAGACGCTGCGAAAGAAGGCCCGGGCGAACGGCTCGCTGGTTTCCAATAGCGAGCAGATGGTGGTTGTGCAGCAGGAGATCATCTATATCCAGTCTGCTGACCCTGAGGTTGTGTACGTGCCGTCGTACGAGCCGACCGTTGTGTACGTTGACGATCCTTACGACAACGTGGTCGCTGCGGGGCTGATCGGCTTCGGCACCGGCATCATTGTCGGCGCGATCTGGGCCGACCTCGACTGTGATTGGCACCACGGCTGTGTCGGTTGGGGCGATGTGGACGTAGACATCGACCGCAATTTCAACGGTGATATCAACATCGGCAACGATGTCAACATCGGCAGCGGAAACCGTGTTGATCATCGCAATCGAGTCGGGCAGGCGGGCGGCGCATGGTCACCCAATCGCGACAAGACCACCGCGATCAACAAGCCGGATCAACGCCAGAACTTCCGGGGAGCCAACGCCGATGGTGGCTCGCCTCGTGCCGCAGCTCCTCATGCCAGCTCGGCAGCACGGCCGCCTGCGCGTCCAACGCCGAGGGCAACGCCATCATCGTCGGGTCGTACCCAGACACCGAGCTCATCGCGTGTTGCGGGTGCGGCACGCACACCGGCCGCTCCGTCGTCGGACCGAGCACAGAGCGCGTTCCGTGGCGGCTCTGATACGCGGGCTTCTTCCAGCCGCGGGTCGAGCAGCCGTCAGTCTGCAAGCCGGGGCTCCTACGGCGGAAGCCGCTCGGGCGGCGTCTCGCGAGGTGGCGGTGGACGCGGCGGTGGTCGGCGCTGA